The window TCGTAACAAAACAATGCATTGGAAAGAATCATAGAATTGAGACGTTATAGTATTTGTAAGTTAATCTATTATATAGACATTATTCctttacatgtaataaataatagttaGTAGCTTATGTGTTAAAATCTGCAAatgaactttatatatacatgtatgtttttataATCATCTAACAGTAATGCCACACAAGTTGAATTTTTTTAACCTTCCTACACTTACTATATCCGTGAACGTTAGCTACAGAAAGTGAATTGCCATCAGAATATTGGGCATATTACTAACGAATTTATAACAATCTCACTTACCAGTACAGAGTTACGGGTGGCGATGATCTGATCTTGGATGATCTTGATGTACGTGCATCAAACCTACTGGTCACCAAAAATATTCTGGTCAAGCACACCATAAGAGAAAACAAAGAGGAAAGTAAACAGCTTCATGAAGAAAGTTTCCAGGGTGATACAGACTCTGTGAGTAgctgattatttgttttttatatagagtgtaaaaatttgaaaacaagataatataaaaaatagttatatattcTGTTACTGACACGTTGTACTGTATGTTATACATCACTGTCACCAAATATACCATTATACCTTTTTATACTTCAGGACATTCTTAACAAGATACTAGCAGACCATAGCGATGGATCTTTCAAACTAGAAGTAGATTTCAATAAGTCAGTACCAGaaaaacacattaattatttttgctgTGATCAGAAAGTGACAGATAAGGAGAATATTAAAGAAGTATCCGGGTTAAAAAATGGAGAACTGATCACAGAAACGTCCAGGATACGACATTACGAAGATAAACATGAGAATCTCGAGAATGAAGCTTACGAAGTAGCAATGTCAGAAATCTCTACTGAAATTAGCAAAAACAGTGAGTACTGTAGAGATAGGTTGGATAATACAGGGATCTCACAAGAAAGAGAACAAAATATTCTGAGACGAGATTCATTTACTAAGGCAGGCTCTGAtattgaaaaagaagaaaaaataagaaactgtGAGGCAACTCGTTGGCTAAAACACCAGTTTGGATCAGATAGCAGAAGTGAGTTCGAACCATCACAGACGAAACAAACTAAAAACGTTATACACGTTCAGTTTACCGACGACTCTAAAATTCTTTCTCGTACTCAATTTGACAAAGAATGTGTAAAAACTGACCTCACATTTCCTCAAGgttctgaagaagaaaacaaataccCTTTAAGcaaagaaactaaaactaaacattttctaGGAATATCAGAGTGGGATTCTAAACCCCGAAAGTTTTCTCAAGATCAGACTTTATCTTTATCGTCATATAAAGAAAGTGTTCAAGCTACTCCACCGGCTGGTTTAGGAAAAGACAATTTTAACTATATCTTATCCAACTATCAGCTAAATTCACCGAGACAAGGATCCTCACGTCAGATATCCCACCATATTCCATGGAAGTCAAAGTCTTTTGTCCGAGATGAAAACAATACCACACTAGAAGAAGAAGACACAGCtgagaaaaacagaaaatgtagattAGAGGTTTTCCATTCAGAAAACCAGACTCATGATAATGGTTGTTCTGACACTGAAGTACCACGGAATCTCACAGTGTCCGAGGAAAGCATGCCTCCTAAATCATTTTCTTCCACAGGAAACTTTTGTAATTCTCTTACATTACATATCCTTCCACAGAATACGAGATTTACAGATGAGTCACACACCACTTATTTGTACCCCAGAATGCAGTCTTCTCCTGAAACTGTTGATAAAGCAGATCGTTTCGTCCAAGTGAACCTCCTTGACGACGCTTCTTATCCCACGTCTTCTCCAAACTTCTCTGAAGAATGTGGTATTCATACCCCACTTAAAACTAGTTCTGCCAACCTTTATCAAGAGCAGAAGCAAGTCGTTGCAGTACGTATGCCTCGTACGTATTATTTTGGAGATGAACTTAATGTCAATTACCGTGAAGGTGCTAAAAGCAAAACACATGAGTTTGAAAGTGTTGGAGAAGATATTGACTATGAACAATTGTCAAACATCAACAATAGCAACTTTGGCAACCCAGTCGGAAGTTATACAGTAGAGAAGAAAGACGGTTTGAAGAAGCTGCTAAATAGGACACCCGAAGAACTGAATGTAGGTGACTTGAATAATTCTTATTACTACACAGGACTTGATGACAGCTTTCAGGAACAGTGTCATGAAGATACACGAGTAGCGAGTGATGTTTCACAAGGAAAAGGCTCTTACCACCACAGTTGTTACGATATAAATTACGGAGATGAATCTGACAGAAAAGATACTGAAAAAGCTTTTGTTAATAATGAATCATCATGTGGactttatgaaaaacaagaaGAATTTACGCAAAATATTCCTGACCATGTCCACCCCAGTAATGATGTTATGCAGATGTCAATCACAACAAATTACATCAGTAAACATCAACGTCGAAACTCACCACCATCCATTTCTGAAGATGATGGCATATTCAAGGATTCCCGAACTCCTTATGTTACGAAGATAAAAGAAACATCTACATGTGGTATATCCTCATCTTCCCAAATAGAATCATCAGTAAAACATCCTCTCTGCCCAACTCTATCTCCACCAGTCGAAGATGTGTTTGTATGTAATACTCTTTCTAAGTACTTCCAAGAGGATAGACCTATTTGTTCTCATTCCTATACTCCTGGAACAACAGTTACTTCATTTAAAGCTATGTCCAACCCTTTGGGCATTAAGAACACTTGCCCTAAGACTACTGCTACATTTACACCAAATCACGAGAGTCACGAAGAGAACATGTCGTTGAAGACATCGCGGAGACCACAAGCAGTGTTGGTGGAGGTGAGAGACTGGAACAACAGATGaatatttcaccttacaacatgtGTTCTAATCATGTTATCTAATGGAGAATGTTACAAGTATTAAAGTTTATCTTAAAACGGCAACAAAGAAACTTACCAATATAGTCATGAagatataaaacttaattaaagtGTAAGCAGTGAACATACAGTATTCTTCGTATGTATCAGGGCCTGAGAAAGATGTGAAAAACAAGTATTGAATCTGTACAAACTTATTAAATTGATGTTTTAGCACAAAAGGAGCCACAAAAAGCGATAGAAAGAAACATTATGCATTCTgtactattattatttgttgttgtattCGAATGATGAAAATGACTTTGTGCTGAAATGAACAAACTGTTGCTATCATATTTTATCGATACGTTAACCCATTTAACATAGCTACAAATTAACCTATTGTTTTTGAggaaataacaattaattatttttctttgttacgATAAATAAATTACCCTGCATTTGTGAAGACGTTTTCACAACATTTATAGGTAAAACTGTGACATTATCAGAAGAACTGTCTATTTGACAAAGAATACGTAAAAAACTGAccgatttttttctttcaaaattcattgcatttttatttgtttcagcaaagtaaaaaatatttacgaactgttttcaagtaaaatgtttataaatcagccatgattatttaaatattctagaaaatttTGAGCACTAAGTTGACGACTACACGGTTGGTTGTTGAATATTAATGTATCTGTACATCTTTTgctgtaaatttaaataaataagtactaAACACAATGTTTGTGTAATGTAATATTCGACAATAAAAGAAAACgcgttaattgtttgttttgaactttgcgcaaagctacacgagggatatctgccctaatcgtccttaatttagcagtgaaagactagagggaaagcagctagtcatcaccacccatcgccaactctcgagctactcttttaccaccgaatagtgggattgaccgtaacattataacgcccccacagctgaaagggcgagcatgtttggtgtgacggggattctaatctgcgaccttcagattacgagtctagggCCTTAAccaacctagccatgccggaccatctGCTGTAGTGTATTGAGCGTAAATTTGCGAAACACGATTCTTTGTTACCAACAGTTGTGGCACAGTCGTAGGTGCCCACATAAATATGTACGGGGAAGTAGGAAAGGGAGGGCACGTGCGTAGGGAAGAGCTTTTACACTGAAAGTCAACAGATTTAAGTAAAATGTGTTATGTATGCTTAAATGGAGacacaagtttaaagttttaatagaaactgctaaaaatatttagaattaactACGATGTTAAGTTTATGTCATAATACgtgtaatattttgtgaaatgttaGGGTATAAATGCCTCTTGCTACCCTTTTCTGCGAGCGACTATGGGCACGGTGCCTTATTACATCAAAATAAGATTGGTAATAATTTTAACCACGTCATTAACCATTCCAATATCTTTTCTGTTGTTAAAACACTGGATCACATTATCTGTAAATCTGTAAATatcatattacacttttattacaCTTTTGTGGGAAATGTGCTCCGCTCGTACCAGTTTAAACCTAGTGTCAAAGTTACACATACAGCGTCTGTTATGCATTGATCATCGTAACACTGGACCAAGATAATTATGGCACGAACATACTCTTCTTTCAGACCACGCTTCATTAACTTATTTAGTTTAAACCTTAGACGCCATATccgaaataaataaactagaaaacaaaTCCAATTTAATACTTAAGCAAAATATCACTTTCATTCtctaatgtttgttgtttttggaatttcgcacaaagctactcgagggctatctgtgctagccgtccctaatttagaagtgtaagactagagggaa of the Tachypleus tridentatus isolate NWPU-2018 chromosome 13, ASM421037v1, whole genome shotgun sequence genome contains:
- the LOC143237667 gene encoding uncharacterized protein LOC143237667 isoform X3; this translates as MYEDGKEVGDSGPQLITKTTEDNHKEETENTDYRVTGGDDLILDDLDVRASNLLVTKNILVKHTIRENKEESKQLHEESFQGDTDSDILNKILADHSDGSFKLEVDFNKSVPEKHINYFCCDQKVTDKENIKEVSGLKNGELITETSRIRHYEDKHENLENEAYEVAMSEISTEISKNSEYCRDRLDNTGISQEREQNILRRDSFTKAGSDIEKEEKIRNCEATRWLKHQFGSDSRSEFEPSQTKQTKNVIHVQFTDDSKILSRTQFDKECVKTDLTFPQGSEEENKYPLSKETKTKHFLGISEWDSKPRKFSQDQTLSLSSYKESVQATPPAGLGKDNFNYILSNYQLNSPRQGSSRQISHHIPWKSKSFVRDENNTTLEEEDTAEKNRKCRLEVFHSENQTHDNGCSDTEVPRNLTVSEESMPPKSFSSTGNFCNSLTLHILPQNTRFTDESHTTYLYPRMQSSPETVDKADRFVQVNLLDDASYPTSSPNFSEECGIHTPLKTSSANLYQEQKQVVAVRMPRTYYFGDELNVNYREGAKSKTHEFESVGEDIDYEQLSNINNSNFGNPVGSYTVEKKDGLKKLLNRTPEELNVGDLNNSYYYTGLDDSFQEQCHEDTRVASDVSQGKGSYHHSCYDINYGDESDRKDTEKAFVNNESSCGLYEKQEEFTQNIPDHVHPSNDVMQMSITTNYISKHQRRNSPPSISEDDGIFKDSRTPYVTKIKETSTCGISSSSQIESSVKHPLCPTLSPPVEDVFVCNTLSKYFQEDRPICSHSYTPGTTVTSFKAMSNPLGIKNTCPKTTATFTPNHESHEENMSLKTSRRPQAVLVEVRDWNNR
- the LOC143237667 gene encoding uncharacterized protein LOC143237667 isoform X2 — encoded protein: MMNDPLPKVKNVKPVVCRSSCSMASFEEVAATKHEEWTSTKKVVNHKSRQVETRVQRQIMYEDGKEVGDSGPQLITKTTEDNHKEETENTDYRVTGGDDLILDDLDVRASNLLVTKNILVKHTIRENKEESKQLHEESFQGDTDSDILNKILADHSDGSFKLEVDFNKSVPEKHINYFCCDQKVTDKENIKEVSGLKNGELITETSRIRHYEDKHENLENEAYEVAMSEISTEISKNSEYCRDRLDNTGISQEREQNILRRDSFTKAGSDIEKEEKIRNCEATRWLKHQFGSDSRSEFEPSQTKQTKNVIHVQFTDDSKILSRTQFDKECVKTDLTFPQGSEEENKYPLSKETKTKHFLGISEWDSKPRKFSQDQTLSLSSYKESVQATPPAGLGKDNFNYILSNYQLNSPRQGSSRQISHHIPWKSKSFVRDENNTTLEEEDTAEKNRKCRLEVFHSENQTHDNGCSDTEVPRNLTVSEESMPPKSFSSTGNFCNSLTLHILPQNTRFTDESHTTYLYPRMQSSPETVDKADRFVQVNLLDDASYPTSSPNFSEECGIHTPLKTSSANLYQEQKQVVAVRMPRTYYFGDELNVNYREGAKSKTHEFESVGEDIDYEQLSNINNSNFGNPVGSYTVEKKDGLKKLLNRTPEELNVGDLNNSYYYTGLDDSFQEQCHEDTRVASDVSQGKGSYHHSCYDINYGDESDRKDTEKAFVNNESSCGLYEKQEEFTQNIPDHVHPSNDVMQMSITTNYISKHQRRNSPPSISEDDGIFKDSRTPYVTKIKETSTCGISSSSQIESSVKHPLCPTLSPPVEDVFVCNTLSKYFQEDRPICSHSYTPGTTVTSFKAMSNPLGIKNTCPKTTATFTPNHESHEENMSLKTSRRPQAVLVEVRDWNNR
- the LOC143237667 gene encoding uncharacterized protein LOC143237667 isoform X1, encoding MEVDMNCNSGSGTNKQNATTTVVTERIIRVPPPESSFEEVAATKHEEWTSTKKVVNHKSRQVETRVQRQIMYEDGKEVGDSGPQLITKTTEDNHKEETENTDYRVTGGDDLILDDLDVRASNLLVTKNILVKHTIRENKEESKQLHEESFQGDTDSDILNKILADHSDGSFKLEVDFNKSVPEKHINYFCCDQKVTDKENIKEVSGLKNGELITETSRIRHYEDKHENLENEAYEVAMSEISTEISKNSEYCRDRLDNTGISQEREQNILRRDSFTKAGSDIEKEEKIRNCEATRWLKHQFGSDSRSEFEPSQTKQTKNVIHVQFTDDSKILSRTQFDKECVKTDLTFPQGSEEENKYPLSKETKTKHFLGISEWDSKPRKFSQDQTLSLSSYKESVQATPPAGLGKDNFNYILSNYQLNSPRQGSSRQISHHIPWKSKSFVRDENNTTLEEEDTAEKNRKCRLEVFHSENQTHDNGCSDTEVPRNLTVSEESMPPKSFSSTGNFCNSLTLHILPQNTRFTDESHTTYLYPRMQSSPETVDKADRFVQVNLLDDASYPTSSPNFSEECGIHTPLKTSSANLYQEQKQVVAVRMPRTYYFGDELNVNYREGAKSKTHEFESVGEDIDYEQLSNINNSNFGNPVGSYTVEKKDGLKKLLNRTPEELNVGDLNNSYYYTGLDDSFQEQCHEDTRVASDVSQGKGSYHHSCYDINYGDESDRKDTEKAFVNNESSCGLYEKQEEFTQNIPDHVHPSNDVMQMSITTNYISKHQRRNSPPSISEDDGIFKDSRTPYVTKIKETSTCGISSSSQIESSVKHPLCPTLSPPVEDVFVCNTLSKYFQEDRPICSHSYTPGTTVTSFKAMSNPLGIKNTCPKTTATFTPNHESHEENMSLKTSRRPQAVLVEVRDWNNR